In Polaribacter sp. Hel_I_88, the following proteins share a genomic window:
- a CDS encoding glutamine synthetase III, which produces MSTIRFSALQETLNRKPIKIIETEKRSVLFGQNVFNKYAMQQYLTRAAYTSVMNAIDKGTKIDRKIADQVAVSMKDWAISKGATHYTHWFQPLTGATAEKHDAFFESINGSLAMEKFDGEQLVQQEPDASSFPNGGIRNTFEARGYTAWDPTSPAFVYETTLCIPTIFVAYTGEALDNKTPLLRALQAIDTHATAVCKYFDKNASKVNATLGWEQEYFLIDDALATSRPDILMTGRTLLGHTPAKGQQLDDHYFGSIPARAMSFMQDLEQECMLLGIPLKTRHNEVAPNQFELAPIFEEANLAVDHNALLMDVMHKVSARHHFKVLFHEKPFTAINGSGKHNNWSLSTADGINLLSPGKTPMKNLQFLTFFVNTIKAVYENEELLRASIASASNDYRLGANEAPPAIISVFIGTQLSAVLDELENVTKGKLSPEEKTDLKLNIIGKIPEILLDNTDRNRTSAFAFTGNKFEFRAVGSKANCAIPMTVLNTIVAKQLKEFKIEVDALIDTKNLKKDEAIFNILREYIKDSKKIRFEGDGYGEAWEKEAKKRGLSNNKTTPEALQIKVAKNTIHLFEEMEVMNRIELEARYEIDLEEYTKRLQIESRVLGDIARNHIVPTAINYQNTLLENTKNLKEVFGADYKTIAKEQIELIMIISNHITEINSLTLKMIDERRKANKLEGLKSAEAYSKKVKPFFEEIRYHCDKLETMVDDNLWPLTKYRELLFTR; this is translated from the coding sequence ATGTCAACAATTAGATTTTCGGCATTACAAGAAACCTTAAATAGAAAACCTATAAAAATTATAGAAACAGAAAAAAGATCTGTTTTATTTGGGCAAAATGTATTTAACAAATACGCTATGCAACAATACTTAACAAGAGCTGCATACACAAGTGTTATGAATGCTATTGATAAAGGAACTAAAATAGATCGTAAAATAGCAGATCAAGTTGCAGTAAGTATGAAAGATTGGGCTATTTCTAAAGGCGCAACTCATTATACACATTGGTTTCAGCCATTAACTGGAGCAACAGCAGAAAAACACGATGCTTTTTTTGAATCAATCAATGGTAGTTTAGCCATGGAGAAATTTGATGGAGAGCAATTAGTGCAACAAGAACCAGATGCTTCTAGTTTTCCAAATGGAGGAATCAGAAATACGTTCGAAGCTAGAGGTTACACAGCTTGGGATCCTACATCACCAGCTTTTGTGTATGAAACAACTTTGTGTATTCCAACCATTTTTGTGGCGTATACAGGTGAGGCTTTAGATAATAAAACACCTTTGTTAAGAGCTTTGCAAGCAATCGATACTCATGCAACCGCTGTTTGTAAATATTTTGATAAAAATGCTAGTAAAGTAAACGCAACTTTAGGTTGGGAGCAAGAATATTTTTTAATTGATGATGCTTTGGCTACTTCAAGACCTGATATTTTAATGACTGGTAGAACCTTATTGGGGCACACACCTGCAAAAGGGCAGCAATTAGATGATCATTACTTTGGTAGTATTCCTGCAAGAGCTATGAGTTTTATGCAAGATTTAGAGCAAGAATGTATGTTGTTAGGCATTCCTTTAAAAACAAGGCATAATGAAGTTGCACCCAATCAGTTTGAATTAGCCCCAATTTTTGAAGAAGCAAATTTAGCTGTAGATCATAATGCGTTGTTAATGGATGTGATGCACAAGGTTTCTGCACGTCATCATTTTAAAGTGCTTTTTCATGAAAAACCATTTACAGCAATCAATGGGTCAGGAAAACATAACAATTGGTCTTTATCTACAGCAGATGGTATCAATTTATTAAGTCCAGGAAAAACACCCATGAAAAATTTACAGTTCTTAACCTTTTTTGTAAACACCATAAAAGCTGTTTACGAAAATGAAGAATTGTTAAGAGCTTCCATTGCCTCTGCAAGTAACGATTATAGATTAGGAGCAAATGAAGCACCACCAGCTATTATTTCTGTGTTTATTGGCACACAATTATCAGCAGTTTTAGATGAATTAGAAAACGTAACCAAAGGAAAATTATCACCAGAAGAAAAAACCGATTTAAAACTAAACATTATTGGTAAAATTCCTGAAATTTTATTAGATAATACAGACAGAAATAGAACTTCTGCATTTGCGTTTACTGGAAATAAGTTCGAGTTTAGAGCAGTTGGTTCAAAAGCAAATTGCGCCATTCCAATGACGGTTTTAAACACTATTGTTGCCAAACAATTAAAAGAATTTAAAATTGAAGTAGATGCTTTAATCGATACTAAAAACCTTAAAAAAGACGAAGCAATTTTCAATATTTTAAGAGAATACATTAAGGACTCTAAAAAAATACGTTTCGAAGGCGATGGTTATGGAGAAGCTTGGGAAAAAGAAGCGAAGAAACGAGGTTTAAGCAATAACAAAACTACTCCAGAAGCGTTACAAATTAAGGTTGCTAAAAATACAATTCATCTTTTTGAAGAAATGGAAGTGATGAATAGAATTGAGTTAGAAGCGCGATACGAAATTGATTTAGAGGAATATACAAAGCGTTTGCAAATTGAAAGTAGGGTTTTGGGCGATATTGCAAGAAACCATATTGTGCCAACAGCCATCAATTATCAAAATACATTGTTAGAAAACACCAAAAATCTAAAAGAAGTTTTTGGTGCAGATTATAAAACCATCGCAAAAGAGCAAATCGAGTTAATCATGATAATTTCCAATCATATTACCGAGATTAATTCACTAACCTTAAAAATGATTGACGAACGCAGAAAAGCAAATAAGTTAGAAGGTTTAAAATCTGCAGAAGCGTATAGCAAAAAAGTAAAACCATTTTTTGAGGAAATTCGTTATCACTGTGATAAACTAGAAACTATGGTAGATGATAATTTATGGCCATTAACAAAATACAGAGAATTGTTATTTACCAGATAA
- a CDS encoding glutamine synthetase beta-grasp domain-containing protein, translating to MAKIKLEYIWLDGYFPTQNMRSKTKVEEHKNFKGTVEELGMWSFDGSSTKQASGGSSDCLLKPVAVYPDPTRINGYLVMTEVLNADGTPHISNGRATIDDDDNDFWFGFEQEYFIMDSKTQLPLGFPIGGYPAPQGMYYCSVGGKNTHGRLLVEKHADLCIDAGLNFEGINQEVASGQWEFQLFAKGAKKAGDEIWIARYLLDRLTEQYGYYIEYHPKPLGKDMDWNGSGMHANFSNEVLRTCGDKETYAKICEAFRPVVKEHIAVYGEFNDQRLTGDHETASIHDFSWGVSDRGASIRIPIITVEKGWKGWLEDRRPASNGDPYKIAGRIIKTVKSANIS from the coding sequence ATGGCAAAAATTAAATTAGAATACATTTGGTTAGATGGATATTTTCCAACCCAAAACATGAGAAGTAAAACAAAAGTTGAAGAGCACAAAAACTTTAAAGGAACTGTTGAAGAACTTGGAATGTGGTCTTTTGATGGTTCATCTACAAAACAAGCCTCTGGAGGTTCTTCTGACTGTTTATTAAAACCAGTTGCTGTGTATCCAGATCCTACAAGAATAAATGGTTACTTAGTAATGACTGAAGTTTTAAATGCTGATGGTACTCCACACATTTCTAACGGAAGAGCTACAATAGATGATGATGATAATGATTTCTGGTTCGGATTTGAACAAGAATATTTTATTATGGATTCAAAAACTCAATTGCCTTTAGGTTTCCCTATTGGTGGGTATCCTGCTCCACAAGGAATGTATTATTGTTCTGTAGGTGGTAAAAATACACATGGAAGACTTTTAGTTGAAAAGCATGCAGATTTATGTATTGATGCTGGTTTAAACTTTGAAGGAATTAATCAAGAAGTTGCTTCTGGACAATGGGAATTCCAATTGTTTGCAAAAGGCGCTAAGAAAGCCGGTGATGAAATTTGGATTGCTCGTTATTTATTAGACAGGTTAACAGAACAATATGGTTATTATATTGAATATCACCCTAAACCATTAGGAAAAGATATGGACTGGAATGGTTCTGGAATGCACGCAAACTTCTCTAACGAAGTTTTAAGAACATGTGGAGATAAAGAAACGTACGCTAAAATTTGTGAAGCTTTTAGACCTGTTGTAAAAGAACATATTGCTGTGTATGGTGAGTTTAACGACCAACGTTTAACTGGTGATCATGAAACTGCATCGATTCACGATTTCTCTTGGGGAGTTTCAGATAGAGGAGCTTCAATTAGAATTCCTATTATTACTGTAGAGAAAGGTTGGAAAGGTTGGTTAGAAGATAGAAGACCAGCATCTAATGGAGATCCTTACAAGATTGCAGGTAGAATTATAAAAACTGTAAAATCGGCTAATATTAGCTAA
- a CDS encoding ATP-binding protein yields the protein MSVKKLILLIINSLVILVVIALSLIFYFEFSKVLDERILYHLTSIKTLKKIQIENLVQKEWKTFNETEEVFVDNSKINLPNNKYLKAGIYDLTHLHPTKETSIGLIKIKDNKRLLKVVPYNKLEEILLERTGMGESGESYIVGSDYRLRSQSRFFPEKVPYLIEAKTIGVLDGITDKNGEGIFFDYRKIDVYSAYSSLKIDNLHWVLLSEIDVDEVTIPLKEMRLKLLFFTLIILTLSVIISLFLTRIITNPIKKIQKSLLVMAKGNYNEKLVLEKSPTEIAAMFKALENLRIAIVGAVDFSVDIGKMNLSSTYKPKSNHDLLGRSLIKMRDKLEKFRIAENKINITNKRLLVKHLEDERRRLARELHDGIGPLLTTIKLYVQNRVEANEHKESLKDMIDSTINEIRQMTNVLMPTSIDKFGIGATLINYVENIQKSSEASIRFEDLTKKESSLITKEQEINLFRIVQELINNSIKHSKATKIRISLTEFDNVLSLYYFDNGIGFNIKEVKLGSGLKNIKERVEIFDGTLEIESTENTIFEIEMPIKL from the coding sequence ATGAGCGTTAAAAAATTAATTTTATTAATCATTAATAGTTTAGTAATTTTAGTTGTAATTGCACTTTCCCTTATTTTTTATTTTGAATTTTCAAAGGTTTTAGACGAACGTATTTTGTATCATTTAACCTCCATAAAAACACTTAAAAAAATTCAAATAGAAAATCTTGTTCAAAAAGAATGGAAAACTTTTAATGAAACTGAAGAAGTTTTTGTTGATAATAGTAAAATTAACTTGCCAAACAACAAGTATTTAAAAGCAGGGATTTATGATCTAACACACCTACACCCTACAAAAGAAACATCTATTGGCTTAATTAAAATTAAGGATAATAAACGATTATTAAAGGTAGTTCCATATAATAAGTTAGAAGAAATCTTATTAGAACGAACTGGAATGGGAGAAAGTGGAGAATCCTATATTGTTGGAAGCGATTATAGATTGCGCTCTCAATCTCGTTTTTTTCCAGAAAAAGTACCTTATTTAATCGAAGCAAAAACCATTGGGGTTTTAGATGGAATTACCGATAAAAATGGAGAAGGCATTTTTTTTGACTACAGAAAAATTGATGTGTATAGTGCTTATAGTTCTTTGAAAATAGACAATTTACATTGGGTTTTACTATCAGAAATTGATGTGGATGAAGTTACGATTCCCTTAAAAGAAATGCGCTTAAAACTACTTTTCTTTACACTAATCATCTTAACATTATCTGTAATTATCTCTTTATTTTTAACGCGAATCATTACAAACCCAATAAAAAAGATACAAAAAAGCCTTCTTGTAATGGCTAAAGGGAATTATAATGAAAAGTTAGTTCTAGAGAAAAGTCCTACTGAAATAGCAGCAATGTTTAAAGCTTTAGAAAATTTAAGAATAGCCATTGTTGGGGCTGTAGATTTTTCGGTTGATATAGGAAAAATGAACCTTTCGTCTACCTACAAACCGAAAAGTAATCATGATTTACTAGGTAGAAGTTTGATAAAAATGCGAGATAAATTAGAGAAATTTAGAATTGCAGAAAACAAGATAAACATTACCAATAAACGTTTGCTTGTAAAACATTTAGAAGATGAAAGAAGAAGATTAGCAAGAGAATTGCATGATGGAATTGGCCCTTTATTAACCACCATAAAATTGTACGTTCAAAACCGAGTTGAAGCAAACGAACACAAAGAAAGCTTAAAAGACATGATTGATTCGACCATCAACGAAATTAGGCAAATGACCAACGTTTTAATGCCCACAAGTATCGATAAATTTGGCATTGGTGCTACTTTAATTAATTATGTAGAAAATATTCAAAAATCTTCGGAAGCATCTATTCGTTTTGAAGATTTAACAAAAAAAGAAAGCTCTTTAATTACCAAAGAACAGGAAATAAATCTTTTTAGAATTGTTCAAGAACTCATTAACAATTCCATAAAACATTCCAAAGCTACTAAAATAAGAATCTCATTAACTGAGTTCGATAATGTTTTGTCTTTGTATTATTTTGATAATGGTATTGGTTTTAATATAAAGGAAGTAAAATTAGGTTCTGGACTAAAAAATATAAAAGAACGTGTAGAAATCTTTGATGGTACTTTAGAAATTGAATCTACAGAAAATACAATTTTTGAAATTGAAATGCCCATAAAATTATAA
- a CDS encoding response regulator transcription factor: MIKIVITDDHELFRVGLSELLKKQEDIEVVAELSNGKEFLDFIAKKPAIDIVLLDITMPIVDGFEVLDALTKNKSTIKPIMVSMFDDGNYIAKCAKNGAYSYLLKNTDEFELLKAIRIVAKGKKYFNQAISEKMINFMSTQHTSIKKLSNKESEILILIGKGLTTKDIASKLFISTRTVETHRANILKKLEVKNTASLIKKATENNLL; the protein is encoded by the coding sequence ATGATTAAAATTGTAATCACTGACGACCATGAACTTTTTAGAGTTGGACTCTCTGAATTGCTAAAAAAACAAGAGGACATAGAGGTTGTTGCAGAACTATCTAATGGAAAAGAGTTTTTAGATTTTATTGCTAAAAAACCAGCAATAGATATTGTTTTGTTAGATATTACAATGCCAATAGTTGATGGTTTTGAAGTTTTAGATGCATTAACAAAAAATAAAAGCACTATAAAACCAATTATGGTTTCTATGTTTGATGATGGAAACTACATTGCAAAATGTGCAAAAAATGGCGCTTACAGTTATTTATTAAAGAACACAGACGAATTCGAATTATTAAAAGCCATAAGAATTGTAGCAAAAGGGAAAAAATATTTTAATCAGGCTATTTCCGAGAAAATGATTAATTTTATGTCAACTCAGCATACAAGTATTAAAAAACTATCGAATAAAGAATCTGAAATTTTAATTTTAATTGGCAAAGGACTTACCACAAAAGATATTGCCTCTAAATTATTTATCAGCACAAGAACTGTTGAAACTCATAGAGCGAATATCCTTAAAAAATTAGAAGTTAAAAACACTGCTTCACTTATTAAAAAAGCCACAGAAAATAACCTCCTCTAA
- a CDS encoding DUF4136 domain-containing protein — MKYSKLIIVVFALVLSSCSAIKVTTDYDTQVDFSRLKTFAFYKPGIDKADISDLDKKRVLRAIERELLAQGFTKSENPAMLVSFFTKSRERVNVNQNNMGFGWGWGWGWNPWMMNGMNNNINVSQFTEGTLFIDFIDKEKKELVWQGIGTGALKIENREKKEERINLFVKEIISRFPPGNEKK; from the coding sequence ATGAAATACTCTAAATTAATAATTGTAGTCTTTGCTTTGGTATTATCTTCTTGTAGTGCTATTAAAGTAACTACAGATTACGACACGCAAGTAGATTTTAGCAGATTAAAAACATTTGCATTTTACAAACCTGGAATAGACAAAGCAGATATTTCTGATTTAGATAAAAAACGTGTTTTAAGAGCTATTGAAAGAGAGCTTTTAGCACAAGGTTTTACGAAATCAGAAAACCCTGCAATGCTGGTGAGCTTTTTTACAAAGTCTAGAGAACGTGTAAACGTAAATCAAAATAACATGGGCTTTGGTTGGGGCTGGGGCTGGGGTTGGAATCCTTGGATGATGAATGGAATGAACAATAATATTAACGTTTCTCAGTTTACAGAAGGTACGTTATTTATCGATTTTATTGATAAGGAAAAAAAGGAATTAGTTTGGCAAGGAATTGGAACTGGTGCTTTAAAAATAGAAAACAGAGAAAAGAAAGAAGAAAGAATTAATCTTTTTGTAAAAGAAATTATTTCTAGATTTCCTCCAGGAAATGAAAAGAAGTAA
- a CDS encoding M15 family metallopeptidase, with amino-acid sequence MGFFKLSIKLTLLIFCFGCFANCKKQQKNIEVKDTIAVQNKDTVPSFPDYITKEYVLGKFDYTQNDDFMLVPENLSNKKIYVRKEVLEAFLKMEMAAQKENIHLTIISGTRNFEHQKRIWNYKWNEKYKNIPMPKRALKILEYSSMPSSSRHHWGTDIDLNSLNNTYFSSGKGLNEYNWLLENAAKFGFYQPYTSKENGRTGYNEEKWHWSYLPLSKLYLDFYNQQITYQDINDFEGADFAKEIDIIKNYVNGISVELNK; translated from the coding sequence TTGGGCTTTTTTAAACTATCTATAAAACTTACACTTCTTATTTTTTGCTTCGGATGTTTTGCAAACTGTAAAAAACAGCAAAAGAATATCGAAGTTAAAGATACTATTGCTGTTCAGAATAAAGACACAGTTCCTAGTTTTCCTGATTACATTACCAAAGAATATGTTTTAGGGAAATTTGATTATACTCAAAATGATGATTTTATGTTGGTTCCAGAAAATTTATCAAACAAAAAAATATATGTTCGCAAAGAAGTTTTAGAAGCTTTCCTAAAAATGGAAATGGCTGCTCAAAAAGAAAACATCCACCTCACTATTATTTCTGGAACTCGAAATTTCGAACATCAAAAGAGAATTTGGAACTACAAATGGAACGAAAAATATAAAAATATTCCAATGCCAAAAAGAGCTTTAAAAATCTTAGAATATAGTTCTATGCCCTCATCATCAAGACATCATTGGGGAACAGATATTGATTTAAATAGTTTAAATAATACTTATTTCTCTTCTGGAAAAGGTTTAAATGAATACAATTGGTTGCTTGAAAACGCAGCTAAATTTGGTTTTTATCAACCTTATACATCCAAAGAAAATGGAAGAACTGGTTACAATGAAGAAAAATGGCATTGGTCTTATTTACCACTTTCTAAACTTTATTTAGATTTTTATAATCAACAAATTACATATCAGGATATAAATGATTTTGAAGGTGCTGACTTTGCTAAAGAAATTGACATCATTAAAAATTATGTGAATGGTATTAGTGTAGAACTGAATAAATAA